A genomic stretch from Xiphophorus maculatus strain JP 163 A chromosome 16, X_maculatus-5.0-male, whole genome shotgun sequence includes:
- the LOC111611563 gene encoding ferritin, middle subunit-like translates to MQSQVRQNYHRDCEAAINRMVNMEMFASYTYTSMAHYFCRDDVALPGFSHLFKENSEEEREHAEKLLSFQNKRGGRIVLQDVRKPEKDEWGSGLEAMKCALELEKNVNQALLDLHKLATDHVDPHLCDFLESHYLNEQVESIKKFGDYITNLTRMDAHNNKMAEYLFDKHTLGGKS, encoded by the exons ATGCAATCCCAGGTGCGTCAGAACTACCACCGCGACTGCGAGGCCGCCATTAACAGGATGGTCAACATGGAGATGTTTGCCTCCTACACCTACACCTCTATG GCTCATTACTTCTGCCGCGACGACGTGGCTCTGCCGGGCTTCTCTCACTTGTTCAAGGAGAACAgcgaggaggagagggagcaCGCCGAGAAGCTGCTGTCCTTTCAGAATAAGAGAGGAGGCCGAATCGTCCTCCAGGACGTCAGG AAACCAGAGAAGGATGAGTGGGGCAGTGGGCTGGAAGCCATGAAGTGTGCTCTGGAGCTGGAGAAAAATGTCAACCAGGCTCTGCTGGATCTGCACAAGCTGGCGACTGATCATGTTGATCCCCAT CTGTGCGATTTCCTGGAGTCCCACTACCTGAACGAGCAGGTGGAGTCCATCAAGAAGTTCGGTGACTACATCACCAACCTGACCAGAATGGATGCCCACAACAACAAGATGGCGGAGTACCTGTTTGACAAGCACACCCTGGGAGGCAAAAGCTAA
- the LOC102236894 gene encoding ferritin, middle subunit-like, translating to MQSQVRQNYHRDCEAAINRMVNMEMFASYTYTSMAHYFCRDDVALPGFSHLFKENSEEEREHAEKLLSFQNKRGGRIVLQDIRKPEKDEWGSGLEAMKCALELEKNVNQALLDLHKLATDHVDPHLCDFLESHYLNEQVESIKKFGDHITNLTRMDAHNNKMAEYLFDKHTLGGKS from the exons ATGCAATCCCAGGTGCGTCAGAACTACCACCGCGACTGCGAGGCCGCCATTAACAGGATGGTCAACATGGAGATGTTTGCCTCCTACACCTACACCTCTATG GCTCATTACTTCTGCCGCGACGACGTGGCTCTGCCGGGCTTCTCTCACTTGTTCAAGGAGAACAgcgaggaggagagggagcaCGCCGAGAAGCTGCTGTCCTTTCAGAATAAGAGAGGAGGCCGAATCGTCCTCCAGGACATCAGG AAACCAGAGAAGGATGAGTGGGGCAGTGGGCTGGAAGCCATGAAGTGTGCTCTGGAGCTGGAGAAAAATGTCAACCAGGCTCTGCTGGATCTGCACAAGCTGGCGACTGATCATGTTGATCCCCAT CTGTGCGATTTCCTGGAGTCCCACTACCTGAACGAGCAGGTGGAGTCCATCAAGAAGTTCGGTGACCACATCACCAACCTGACCCGCATGGATGCCCACAACAACAAGATGGCGGAGTACCTGTTTGACAAGCACACCCTGGGAGGCAAAAGCTAA